From a region of the Paenibacillus sp. FSL R10-2734 genome:
- a CDS encoding diguanylate cyclase: MAGFFEIKVTRKLIFIFTAISILLVGISVASLLYLNHTINRMSDSLYHDVFENSELILSADRDLHQAAIALHTTMSSNLTEAELDQYIQEYKNNNLQAQERVNLASSDIKSINKPYSDMKQASTILTELENELQAFEASLIIWKSTGNAMIAERMQIGWDPASYYAVNLNSQLYEVRNHLDHSEELIDNYALQVTDGFQDKKSALFALYSLVFFILLLVIIYLGRKIIWLKNEMLEEQTLYQLIGETMSDFIILTDPNGLILYSSPSHSSILGYVPKKGDPLSNYIREPEIAWAKLKSVVQGSPRISELRMRAAEGQWIWLETKVSPVRGSNNFPAQFMLVSREITQRKQYEERLHKLAFYDHLTAIPNRAHFKMYMENLINQPEERRKNIALALLDCDRFKQLNDTLGHLAGDEFLQLLSRELLQTVKGVGQAFRIGGDEFAVVLHRFTTPEMLDETLQRLLKLFNKSWSIDNGSSFHTSASIGVALFPEHGSSINELLRAADLAMYLSKDHGGNEANLYYELLDVGLSNQTVGKP; the protein is encoded by the coding sequence GTGGCTGGATTTTTCGAGATCAAAGTAACACGCAAACTAATCTTTATATTTACTGCGATCTCCATTCTACTGGTTGGGATAAGTGTAGCCTCTTTACTCTATCTAAATCACACCATTAACAGAATGTCAGATTCTTTATATCATGATGTATTTGAGAACTCTGAGCTCATACTGAGCGCTGATCGTGATCTGCATCAAGCCGCCATCGCTCTCCACACCACTATGAGCTCGAACCTCACTGAGGCTGAACTTGATCAGTACATTCAGGAATATAAAAACAATAATCTACAAGCACAAGAACGGGTAAATCTAGCGAGCTCAGACATCAAATCTATTAACAAACCTTACAGTGATATGAAGCAAGCATCTACTATACTCACTGAATTAGAGAACGAACTCCAAGCCTTCGAAGCATCCCTAATCATTTGGAAGAGCACAGGGAATGCAATGATAGCTGAACGGATGCAGATCGGATGGGACCCTGCTTCATACTATGCTGTAAACCTGAACTCGCAGTTATATGAAGTTAGAAATCATCTGGATCACTCAGAAGAGTTGATAGACAACTACGCCTTGCAAGTAACGGATGGGTTCCAAGATAAAAAGAGCGCTCTCTTTGCGCTATACTCACTGGTCTTCTTTATACTGCTTCTGGTTATTATTTATCTCGGACGCAAAATCATTTGGCTCAAGAATGAAATGCTGGAGGAACAAACACTCTATCAGCTAATCGGTGAAACTATGTCTGACTTTATTATATTAACTGATCCTAACGGGTTGATTCTGTATTCCTCCCCTTCCCATTCAAGTATTCTCGGCTATGTCCCTAAAAAAGGTGATCCATTATCCAACTACATTCGTGAACCGGAGATTGCCTGGGCTAAACTCAAGAGTGTCGTACAGGGATCCCCTCGTATCTCAGAGCTACGAATGCGTGCAGCTGAAGGTCAATGGATATGGCTGGAAACGAAGGTGTCACCTGTTCGAGGGAGTAACAATTTCCCAGCGCAATTTATGCTGGTGTCTCGTGAAATTACACAACGGAAGCAATACGAAGAACGATTACATAAGCTGGCCTTCTATGATCATTTAACGGCGATTCCCAACCGGGCGCATTTCAAAATGTATATGGAGAATCTCATCAACCAACCCGAGGAGCGGAGAAAGAATATTGCACTCGCACTGTTGGATTGTGACAGATTCAAGCAGCTAAACGATACTTTAGGACATTTAGCTGGAGACGAATTTCTGCAACTGCTCTCTAGAGAGCTTCTGCAAACGGTCAAAGGTGTCGGTCAGGCGTTCCGAATTGGCGGGGATGAATTCGCAGTGGTCCTGCACCGATTCACAACTCCAGAAATGTTAGATGAAACGCTACAACGGTTGCTTAAGCTGTTCAACAAATCTTGGTCTATTGACAATGGATCTAGCTTCCACACCTCCGCGAGTATTGGTGTAGCTCTGTTTCCTGAACATGGAAGCAGTATTAATGAACTTCTGCGTGCCGCCGATCTAGCGATGTACCTTTCCAAAGACCATGGAGGGAACGAAGCTAATCTCTATTACGAGCTTTTGGATGTAGGTTTATCCAACCAGACCGTCGGAAAACCATAA
- the pulA gene encoding type I pullulanase, which translates to MSKNYIDTELMLEVYEGNDLGLTYSVEYSVFKVWAPTAYAVSLVLYETGGNQLNIGLDPSSTDSGRIIYMQRQNGGVWQTKLSGDLKGKYYMYRAVFADGNVAEAVDPYATAVSANGLRTAIVDLQGTHPEHWDKDVAPPLQHPADAVIYELHVRDFSSHESSGMYYKGKFKAFTEYGLRDSEGNTIGIDHLVDLGITHVHLMPVFDFQTVDELSVIKRGSSIEHTDYNWGYDPQHYNVPEGSYSTDPNVPELRIREFKEMVQALHSRGISVIMDVVYNHTYTVENGPFEPLVPDYFYRRDYLGRLSNGSGVGNELATERPMVRKYIKDSLSYWASEYHIDGFRFDLMGLMDSVTMREITEELRLEVNPNLLLYGEPWTGGDSPLATKTLKGVQRGKGYAVFNDNFRIAIKGDSDGSGRGYITGEYGKEGAIAAGIKGAIHEFTDSPVESVNYVTAHDNLNLWDKVLTVQGGFQDAVSRANPYVNVDLDNILGNETVRRSLLASGIILTSQGIPFLHAGDELLRSKFGDHNSYRSGDTINAIRWNLKSIFKPVFQYYKGLIDLRRTHPAFRLHGRQEIERSLEFLRCDGGIVSYLLRNHAGGDLWNNITVIFNANKDRIRLSLPEATNGWNVVVDHTRAGTESFRKIADNEVEVEGLSMMVLYDECGEPAPRSKIIEVHYERPDGNYKGWNLWVWDTGIQDGQCDFRYMEDGRAVARIEVLPDTVSIGYILRLNDWEEKDGNGDRFIDCSKDGDLIKVLVLDREQENDGISDDHLQLTS; encoded by the coding sequence ATGAGTAAAAATTATATAGATACAGAATTAATGTTGGAGGTCTATGAAGGTAATGACCTAGGCTTGACGTACTCTGTGGAGTACAGTGTATTTAAAGTCTGGGCACCTACGGCCTATGCTGTGTCTTTAGTACTGTACGAAACAGGTGGAAATCAACTTAATATAGGATTAGATCCGAGCTCTACTGATAGTGGACGTATTATATATATGCAGCGACAAAATGGCGGAGTCTGGCAGACTAAGCTATCAGGTGATTTGAAAGGGAAGTATTATATGTACCGAGCTGTATTTGCTGATGGAAATGTGGCTGAAGCAGTAGATCCCTATGCTACAGCAGTCTCAGCAAATGGTTTAAGAACAGCAATTGTTGATTTGCAGGGTACCCATCCTGAGCATTGGGATAAGGATGTTGCTCCCCCATTGCAGCATCCTGCAGACGCTGTTATCTACGAGCTGCATGTACGAGACTTCTCTTCCCATGAGAGCTCTGGCATGTACTATAAGGGTAAATTCAAAGCGTTTACCGAATATGGATTAAGGGATTCGGAAGGAAATACAATAGGTATTGATCATCTGGTTGATCTAGGTATCACTCATGTACATTTGATGCCTGTGTTCGATTTCCAGACAGTAGATGAGCTAAGTGTAATTAAGCGTGGTTCGTCAATTGAACATACCGACTACAATTGGGGCTATGATCCCCAGCATTATAACGTACCAGAAGGCTCTTATAGCACAGATCCTAACGTTCCAGAGCTGCGAATTCGCGAATTCAAAGAGATGGTTCAAGCCTTGCACAGCCGTGGGATTTCCGTGATTATGGATGTGGTATACAATCATACGTATACTGTAGAGAACGGGCCTTTCGAGCCGCTCGTGCCTGATTATTTCTATCGTCGTGACTATTTAGGGCGTTTATCTAATGGCTCTGGAGTCGGTAATGAGCTAGCTACTGAGCGTCCTATGGTACGCAAATATATTAAGGACTCGTTGTCCTACTGGGCTTCGGAGTATCATATTGATGGCTTCAGGTTTGATCTTATGGGACTGATGGATAGTGTTACCATGCGAGAAATTACGGAAGAGCTTCGACTTGAGGTGAATCCTAATTTGCTCTTATATGGTGAACCTTGGACAGGAGGAGACTCTCCACTCGCAACTAAGACGCTAAAAGGTGTGCAGCGGGGGAAAGGATATGCTGTATTTAATGATAACTTTCGCATTGCGATCAAAGGAGATAGTGATGGCTCAGGAAGGGGCTACATTACAGGAGAATACGGCAAAGAAGGGGCTATTGCAGCCGGAATCAAAGGAGCCATACACGAATTTACTGACTCCCCTGTGGAATCTGTGAACTATGTAACCGCCCATGACAATTTGAATTTGTGGGATAAAGTGCTTACCGTTCAAGGGGGATTTCAGGATGCCGTTTCACGGGCTAATCCTTACGTGAATGTAGATCTGGATAATATTCTCGGAAATGAAACCGTGCGTCGATCCCTACTTGCTAGCGGAATCATCCTGACATCGCAAGGGATTCCATTCCTGCACGCTGGTGATGAGCTCCTGCGCAGTAAATTTGGAGATCATAATAGCTATCGAAGCGGTGATACAATCAACGCGATCCGTTGGAATTTGAAGAGCATATTTAAGCCTGTATTTCAATATTATAAAGGCCTGATCGACCTGCGGCGAACACATCCGGCATTTCGTCTACATGGTCGTCAGGAAATTGAGCGTTCGCTGGAATTTCTACGTTGTGATGGTGGTATAGTGTCATATCTGCTTAGAAATCATGCAGGTGGCGACCTTTGGAACAATATAACGGTCATCTTTAATGCTAATAAAGATCGAATAAGATTATCGCTTCCTGAAGCTACTAACGGTTGGAACGTTGTAGTGGATCATACCAGAGCGGGGACAGAGTCATTCCGAAAGATCGCAGATAACGAGGTAGAGGTAGAAGGCTTGTCGATGATGGTGCTCTATGATGAATGCGGTGAGCCAGCACCGCGGTCCAAAATCATCGAAGTACACTATGAACGACCAGATGGAAATTATAAGGGCTGGAATCTTTGGGTTTGGGATACTGGAATTCAGGATGGACAATGCGATTTTCGGTATATGGAGGACGGGCGTGCAGTTGCACGAATTGAGGTTCTGCCGGATACTGTTTCTATCGGGTATATATTACGACTTAATGACTGGGAAGAGAAAGATGGGAATGGCGATCGTTTTATTGATTGTTCCAAGGATGGAGACCTTATTAAGGTCCTGGTTCTAGATCGTGAACAGGAGAATGACGGGATCTCAGATGATCACCTACAGTTAACCAGTTAA
- a CDS encoding ABC transporter ATP-binding protein: MSASAPLIQVQNMTHGYTMAGETMTVLKSLSFTIDLGEFVAIIGPSGSGKSTLMNMLGCLDVSDEGSYLLDGQEVRKLSDNKLANIRNEKIGFIFQNFNLLPKLTAVENVELPLIYRGLSHRERKETAQQALLKVGLEERMHHRPSELSGGQQQRVAIARAMAGSPPILLADEPTGALDTRTGQEVMQMIRELNEQGHTIILITHDLEIAKQAKRIIRIQDGNLVEDRRNAR; the protein is encoded by the coding sequence ATGAGTGCTTCAGCGCCGCTGATCCAAGTTCAGAATATGACCCATGGCTACACTATGGCCGGAGAAACGATGACGGTCCTAAAAAGCCTTTCCTTTACAATTGATTTGGGAGAGTTCGTAGCGATTATAGGTCCCTCCGGTTCTGGTAAATCAACACTTATGAACATGCTTGGATGCCTGGATGTATCTGATGAGGGAAGCTATCTTCTGGACGGACAAGAGGTTCGCAAGTTATCCGACAACAAGCTGGCTAATATCCGAAATGAGAAGATCGGCTTTATCTTTCAAAATTTCAATCTTCTCCCCAAATTGACTGCTGTCGAGAATGTTGAGCTTCCGCTAATTTACCGTGGACTCTCACATCGAGAACGCAAAGAAACGGCGCAGCAAGCACTCCTTAAAGTAGGTTTGGAGGAGAGAATGCATCACCGTCCTTCTGAGCTTTCAGGTGGGCAGCAGCAGCGTGTAGCTATTGCGCGGGCCATGGCAGGGTCTCCCCCGATTCTACTTGCAGATGAACCTACTGGGGCGCTTGATACGCGAACTGGACAAGAGGTCATGCAGATGATACGAGAATTAAATGAGCAGGGTCATACAATCATCCTAATCACACATGACCTCGAAATTGCAAAGCAAGCGAAGCGGATTATTCGCATTCAGGATGGCAACCTCGTGGAAGATCGGAGGAATGCGAGGTGA
- a CDS encoding HPr family phosphocarrier protein, translated as MQTTFRIIDEDGIHARPATALVNTATKFKGTEAYAEAKGKKVTLKSILGVLSLGLEAGDTLSLITEGSEEAEALNALTEVMIKEGLGEIHE; from the coding sequence ATGCAAACAACTTTCAGAATTATCGATGAAGATGGAATTCACGCACGTCCGGCAACAGCCTTGGTAAATACAGCTACGAAATTCAAAGGTACAGAAGCATATGCAGAAGCTAAAGGTAAGAAAGTAACATTGAAATCCATTCTTGGTGTATTATCATTGGGTCTTGAAGCTGGAGATACTTTGTCTCTGATTACTGAAGGTAGCGAAGAAGCTGAAGCTCTGAACGCACTAACTGAAGTAATGATTAAAGAAGGGCTAGGGGAAATCCATGAGTAA
- a CDS encoding efflux RND transporter periplasmic adaptor subunit: MKKKKWLLWTIGVVAVATAGLLVYTFLPDKNSQAAEVPVTTATVTKGDIVVNVSGAGSVTATETGKVKTKDAGTVAAVLVKEGDLVKKGQTLITFEGADLSDNLKQEQTSLTSLEVELQDKQEQYKKLAVAGASEDELASAKRSIEKAKTDITNQQEKIASVQEDMVPPDPLTAPIDGTVITVNIASGEKAMDGSELIDITNYANLSVIVQVDELDIPTVKIGMPATISLDALPDTEFKGTVTKIAKEGTVSNGVSLFDVTVGLTTSEGALVGMSAEVSVTTAEKKDVLTVPIEAVQERNGKYTVALPLAAGSAETSNNASGEGQAPMPSGAPDTDGGAMPSGAPDARGGAMASGAPDARGGAMSSGAAGTRNRGNSNQRMVTVEVGIHDESSIEIVSGLSEGDKVIIPTVISTKTGTTSTETQMQGGMGGMGGAGFGGGGFSGGGSFSGGAGGMGRAPSGGGGGSR, from the coding sequence ATGAAGAAGAAAAAATGGTTGCTCTGGACGATCGGAGTAGTAGCTGTAGCAACAGCAGGATTGTTGGTGTATACGTTTCTACCTGATAAGAACAGTCAGGCTGCGGAAGTGCCCGTTACTACAGCCACGGTTACGAAGGGTGATATCGTAGTAAATGTATCCGGAGCAGGCTCCGTCACAGCCACAGAAACGGGGAAAGTGAAAACGAAGGACGCTGGAACTGTAGCTGCAGTGCTTGTCAAAGAGGGCGATCTCGTGAAGAAGGGGCAGACTTTAATTACCTTCGAAGGCGCTGACCTGAGTGACAATCTCAAGCAGGAACAAACCTCTCTTACCTCGCTCGAAGTGGAGCTTCAGGATAAGCAGGAACAGTATAAGAAGCTGGCTGTGGCAGGTGCCTCTGAAGACGAACTGGCCAGCGCCAAGCGTTCGATTGAAAAAGCTAAAACGGATATTACGAACCAGCAGGAAAAAATCGCTTCTGTACAAGAAGATATGGTTCCACCTGATCCTTTAACGGCTCCTATTGACGGAACTGTAATAACAGTTAACATAGCCAGCGGTGAAAAAGCGATGGATGGCTCCGAGCTCATCGATATCACCAATTATGCCAATTTAAGTGTAATTGTGCAGGTGGATGAGCTTGATATTCCTACAGTGAAGATAGGAATGCCTGCTACCATTTCATTGGATGCCCTGCCCGACACTGAATTTAAGGGAACGGTCACTAAGATCGCCAAGGAAGGTACGGTCTCTAACGGAGTATCTCTCTTCGATGTTACCGTTGGCTTAACCACCTCGGAAGGTGCCCTTGTTGGGATGTCAGCAGAAGTTTCAGTGACAACAGCTGAGAAAAAAGATGTGTTAACTGTACCTATTGAAGCTGTTCAAGAAAGAAACGGCAAATACACAGTAGCGCTTCCTTTAGCAGCTGGTTCAGCCGAAACCTCCAACAACGCATCTGGCGAAGGCCAGGCACCAATGCCTAGCGGGGCGCCTGATACTGACGGTGGTGCTATGCCTAGTGGTGCGCCTGATGCTCGCGGTGGTGCTATGGCTAGCGGGGCGCCTGATGCTCGCGGTGGTGCTATGTCTAGTGGGGCGGCTGGCACAAGAAACCGCGGAAATAGTAATCAGCGAATGGTCACAGTCGAAGTGGGCATTCATGATGAGAGCAGCATTGAAATTGTCAGCGGGCTTAGTGAAGGAGACAAGGTGATTATTCCTACAGTAATCTCTACAAAAACGGGCACAACCAGTACAGAGACGCAAATGCAAGGCGGCATGGGCGGTATGGGTGGCGCCGGTTTCGGTGGTGGTGGCTTTAGTGGCGGTGGCAGCTTCAGTGGTGGTGCCGGTGGAATGGGCAGAGCACCAAGTGGCGGCGGAGGTGGCAGTAGATGA
- the ptsP gene encoding phosphoenolpyruvate--protein phosphotransferase has protein sequence MSKISGIAASAGIAVARAFILKHPDYTITKTSISDPEAEVAKLNDALAKSRAELQSIKERTLAELGEKKAEIFESHLLILEDPELINPVIDKIRQESVNADYALNEVATQFIEMFENMKSAYLQERAADMRDVTKRMLNHLLGIHYVSPAEISEEVIVIAEDLTPSDTAQLNRKFVKGFTTNIGGRTSHSAIMARSLEIPAVVGTKNVMSEVNSGDLVIIDGLNGDVLINPSEAEVAEYIHKQDAYNLQIAEWKKLRDEPTVSADGKHVELVANIGTPNDVNGVIENGGEGVGLYRTEFLYMGRDKLPSEEIQYNAYRTVLENMKGKPVVVRTLDIGGDKELSYLELPKEMNPFLGFRAIRLCLDRQDIFRTQLRALLRASVHGDLRIMFPMIATLGEFRAARDLLLEEKAKLREEGKEVSDNIQLGIMVEIPSTAVLADQFAKEVDFFSIGTNDLIQYTMAADRMNERVSYLYQPYNPAILRLVKNVIDAAHAEGKWTGMCGEMAGDATAIPLLLGLGLDEFSMSATSILPARSQISKLSAADMKELAAKALQLGTAEEVAALVHSINN, from the coding sequence ATGAGTAAAATTTCAGGAATCGCGGCTTCAGCAGGGATTGCAGTAGCCCGTGCCTTCATCCTGAAACATCCGGATTATACAATTACGAAGACTAGTATCAGTGATCCTGAAGCGGAAGTCGCCAAGTTGAATGATGCACTCGCGAAATCACGTGCTGAATTGCAAAGTATTAAAGAGCGCACTTTGGCAGAGCTGGGAGAGAAAAAGGCAGAGATCTTTGAATCCCACTTGCTGATTCTCGAGGATCCAGAGCTGATTAACCCCGTAATTGATAAAATTCGTCAGGAATCGGTTAACGCGGACTATGCACTAAACGAAGTAGCTACACAATTCATTGAAATGTTCGAAAACATGAAGAGTGCTTACTTACAGGAACGTGCTGCGGATATGCGTGACGTAACCAAACGCATGCTGAACCACTTGCTGGGTATTCATTATGTTAGTCCCGCAGAAATCAGTGAAGAGGTTATTGTTATTGCTGAGGATTTGACTCCATCTGACACAGCACAGCTTAATCGCAAGTTCGTAAAAGGCTTCACGACGAACATTGGTGGACGTACATCCCACTCAGCAATTATGGCACGCTCTTTGGAAATTCCGGCAGTTGTTGGAACCAAGAATGTGATGTCAGAAGTGAATTCTGGGGATCTAGTGATTATCGATGGTCTGAACGGAGACGTTCTTATTAATCCTAGTGAAGCAGAAGTGGCAGAGTACATTCATAAGCAAGACGCTTATAACTTGCAAATCGCAGAATGGAAGAAGCTTCGGGACGAACCAACAGTTTCTGCAGATGGTAAGCATGTAGAGCTGGTTGCCAATATCGGTACACCTAATGATGTCAACGGTGTGATTGAGAATGGTGGTGAAGGTGTAGGCTTGTACCGGACTGAGTTTCTATACATGGGCCGCGATAAGCTGCCATCTGAGGAAATTCAGTATAACGCCTATCGTACTGTGCTTGAGAATATGAAGGGCAAACCGGTAGTAGTACGTACGCTTGATATCGGTGGAGATAAAGAACTTTCATATCTGGAGCTTCCAAAGGAAATGAATCCTTTCCTAGGCTTCCGTGCGATTCGTCTTTGTCTGGATCGTCAGGATATTTTCCGTACTCAACTGCGTGCTTTACTAAGAGCAAGTGTTCATGGGGATCTTCGCATTATGTTTCCTATGATTGCAACACTTGGTGAATTCCGTGCAGCCCGCGATCTTCTGCTTGAAGAGAAAGCAAAGCTGCGTGAAGAAGGCAAGGAAGTATCTGACAACATCCAGCTCGGTATAATGGTTGAGATTCCATCCACTGCGGTACTGGCTGACCAGTTTGCGAAGGAAGTTGATTTCTTCAGTATTGGTACGAATGATCTTATTCAATATACAATGGCTGCTGACCGTATGAATGAACGAGTTTCTTATTTGTATCAGCCTTATAATCCGGCTATCCTGCGTTTGGTCAAGAATGTAATTGATGCAGCGCATGCAGAGGGTAAATGGACAGGGATGTGCGGTGAAATGGCAGGGGACGCAACAGCGATTCCACTCTTGCTAGGTCTTGGTCTTGATGAATTCAGTATGAGTGCAACGTCAATTCTGCCAGCACGTAGTCAAATTTCTAAATTGTCGGCTGCCGACATGAAGGAACTGGCTGCAAAAGCACTGCAACTTGGCACTGCAGAAGAAGTAGCTGCACTTGTTCACAGCATCAATAATTAA
- a CDS encoding ABC transporter permease — translation MKLFQSMRMALKSIYSSKVRAFLTMLGIIIGVSSVIILVSVGQGTTSQITEQLNGLGTNQLTVNITGRGATTSLTYEEALALGDIEGIENVAPVISGNVTAKHNTENVSVTVEGITPSYEDVKDFHVQSGRFLLDIDTEYRQKVALIGTGTAEDLFGTDDPVGQKVQLNGISYKIVGLLEAKGSSLSGSNDDILLIPIATAERQLRSKGVRSITIATTSADTVATVKEKLESTLDAKFNYADNAFSVFDSQEMLETVNSTTDTLSMALAGIAGISLFVGGIGIMNIMIVSVNERTREIGIRKAIGAKKFDILTQFMIESIVLSGLGGVIGVGIGVAGSWLLGKYTSLTVSIAWDMVMISFVFSLLIGVIFGMMPANKAARLRPIHALRNE, via the coding sequence GTGAAATTATTTCAAAGTATGCGCATGGCTCTAAAAAGCATCTACAGCAGTAAAGTAAGGGCTTTTTTAACGATGCTGGGTATCATTATTGGAGTATCATCAGTTATCATCCTCGTTTCTGTAGGTCAGGGAACTACTTCTCAGATTACGGAGCAGCTCAATGGACTCGGAACGAATCAGCTGACGGTAAACATCACTGGCCGTGGAGCCACCACCTCCCTCACCTATGAAGAAGCCTTGGCTTTAGGGGACATAGAGGGTATAGAAAATGTAGCTCCTGTGATAAGTGGCAACGTTACAGCTAAGCACAATACAGAGAATGTTAGCGTTACTGTTGAAGGCATTACACCTTCTTATGAGGACGTAAAGGATTTCCATGTACAATCAGGGCGCTTCCTGCTTGATATTGATACGGAGTACCGGCAGAAGGTAGCGCTGATAGGCACAGGTACGGCTGAGGATTTGTTCGGAACAGACGATCCTGTAGGCCAAAAGGTACAGCTAAATGGGATCAGCTATAAAATCGTCGGTCTATTGGAAGCAAAAGGCTCTAGTCTAAGTGGCTCCAATGATGATATCTTATTGATCCCTATAGCTACTGCAGAACGTCAGTTAAGAAGCAAAGGCGTCCGTTCCATCACGATTGCGACGACCTCAGCAGATACTGTAGCTACTGTAAAAGAAAAGCTAGAGAGTACGCTGGATGCTAAATTTAATTATGCAGATAATGCTTTTAGCGTATTTGATTCTCAAGAAATGCTGGAAACTGTAAATTCCACGACAGATACTCTTTCAATGGCACTTGCGGGCATAGCTGGTATTTCACTGTTTGTTGGTGGGATCGGCATTATGAACATCATGATCGTATCTGTCAATGAAAGAACAAGAGAAATTGGTATCCGCAAAGCAATCGGAGCCAAAAAATTCGATATTCTTACTCAATTCATGATCGAATCCATTGTGCTTAGCGGATTAGGCGGGGTGATTGGCGTTGGCATTGGAGTCGCAGGCAGTTGGTTGCTAGGAAAGTATACTTCACTTACAGTATCCATTGCTTGGGATATGGTAATGATATCTTTTGTTTTCTCCTTGCTCATCGGCGTGATTTTCGGAATGATGCCTGCGAACAAAGCCGCACGTCTTCGTCCCATTCATGCACTACGTAACGAATAG